CCATAGTATTATTATCAATAATGCTAGGAATTTTAAGCATACGCTTTTTATTTGTATGTATTGCCATACCTACTTTTGGGAATATAATAGTGTTGATAGGGAATATTGTCAATTTTAAATTTTTTACCACTTCATCGCTAACATAATTATTGCTAATATTTATAAATTTTAAATTTTCTTGTAAATTCATATCTGATACTTTTATAAAAGCATTTTGGCTACTATTTGAGTTGCCTTGAAATTCTTTTGGGAAAGTATTACCACCTTTGGCTTCAATCAATCTATCAAGTTTAACACTTTTCCACTCGGTTAGGTTATAGTCTTGCGGGGTTGGTAGGTCTTTTAGATTTTCGTTGTCTTGGAATTCTACATTTAAAATTCCAGTTTTTGCTAAAACCCTGTTTATTTGCTCTTTTTGCTCTGCGATTTCATTTAGAATTCTAGAATTCTCACTTTCTACACTTTCACACTCTGCTACGATTTGCTTTTGAATATCAAGCGGCGGTAAAGGAATTTTAATGTTTTCAATGTATGATTTTGCTATATTTTGAATTCCTATTCCTTTAAAGCCACTTTGTAAAATAGCTAGATTTGATTTTATTATAAAAAATATAAATTTTAAAATTGAGTTTTCTTTGCTTGAAAAAATATAGCTATGGTCTGATGCCGAAAATTTTCCATTTATGTAATTTATATTTGCTGTTCCACCATCACCGATAATCAAAGCTTCTGTGTTAAAATCTGCTATATCACATTTAAAAACTTCAAAGCTAGATTTATAAAAAGGTATAGAACCATCTTTATTTTCAAAACTTGCTGGTCTTTTGCCCTTACCTAAACTATTTAAAGTATTTTCAAGTTTTACAAGCTGATATTTAGAATTTTCAAATGGCGAAGTTATATTTACATTATTTGCTGCTGCCAGACTAAGATTTATCGCATTTGAATATTTAACCATATCAAAATTAATCAAAGAGCTTAAATGTGTTTTAAAAATATTAAAACCATCAGGGCTTAATTCTAAATTTTCTATAAGCTTATCTACTTCATCGCTACCGCTAAAAAATGAGCGTAAAATATAATTTATTTTGCTTTTGTCATTTTCATCTTGTGGGTTATATAAGGATGTATTGATATATTTGATTGAGTTTAGATTTGCTAAGGCTTCTTTGTTTTTCTTTTCGTCATCACTATCATCACTATTTTCTTTTAGCTCATCATTTATAAGCTTTGAGCTTTGATATTTTATACCCTCATCACCTTTTCTAGTACTCCAATCATAGCCTAAAAATTTAATTATTTCATTTTTATTCTTTTGATTTGGTGCTGTTACTACAATTAGTTCGTTATTTATAGTTTTAGCAAAAAGGCTTAATTTTTCAAGTTCTATTTCTTTACAAATTTCTATAAATTGCTTTTCAAAAAAATCATTTATAAAATCACTATATTCACTACTAGCTAAGAAATCTTGCTCATCTTGCTTTTTGTCTTTACCTGTATGAGTAGAATCATAATATGAGCTATTTTCAAAAGCTGATTGAATCTCGGATTTTTTTGGTTCTACTTTTTTAAATCTACCTTTATCCTTATTCTTTTTATCATCGTTAAAAAGCTCTCTTTGCTCTTTGAAATATTCATCAAGCCTAACTGAAATTATATTTGAGCGTAAAAAATCTAAAAATTCATCTTTATTAATCTGCCTAAATTCGCAATACTTTTCTACGCAATAAGCATTTTCAAATTCTTTTGATAATATATCTAAATCAAAATTATTTTCTTTAAAGCAGGCTATCAAATCATCAATATTTTTTGTTTTTTTTCTGGCAAATAATATAAAAGTTTGAGTTCCAGTAGAACCAAAAGTGCGAGCACCAAGTTCTATAATGCTTAAAATTTCAAAAGAATTAAAAATGATATCTCTCGTCCTACTGTAAATATTTTCTTTTTCTTTATTTAGCATAGAAATTGGCAAGACAACCGCTATCAAGCCATTTTCTTTTAAAAATTGCTCTGCTCTTTCTATAAAAAAACACTCAATAGATTTATTTGTATCATAAGCTTTTGCATCAATATCATCTGCTAATTTAAATC
The window above is part of the Campylobacter magnus genome. Proteins encoded here:
- a CDS encoding restriction endonuclease subunit S; translation: MITKDNLKEVLLSLGFSKSGDIFSKNYAACGSISVDFKTEKIIYPKEIKKGDETTSNFSHPENFVVLECVNRLLEKGYKAKHIELEPRWKLGRESKTSGKADILVKDEQDNDYLIIECKTPGIEFNKEWKNMQSDGGQLFSYLVQTQNTTSFLCLYASNYEEEKITYKSYIIETKDNKKSLEFINLDLKNDERKLGFDEVGTQIEKFNVWKNTYGAGYTTQGLFEKDIMAYNIGKNNYTIDDLSPVTFSDIRTIYNDFATILRNNALNDYEHTFYTLVDLFLCKIVDEKYNSDNLQFYYKGITRDNPFDYCDRLLDLYEKGASELFDKKVINHKTSEIETIFKKYKRYMGKLKDEIEKILKEQRFYAIRKFDFIKVENPDDFELNFRILIQIANLIQNIKISSSDSNANQFLGDLFEGFLNRSIHQTEGMFFTPTPITNFIIRSLPKLENKNPKILDYACGAGHFLSEYIQYNKNQNAKLLGIEKNSNLSRVAKIATYFYNDNAKIIFQDTLSIINEKKSYFKDFLNNSFDLIISNPPYSVKGFLSTLDTIDIKRFKLADDIDAKAYDTNKSIECFFIERAEQFLKENGLIAVVLPISMLNKEKENIYSRTRDIIFNSFEILSIIELGARTFGSTGTQTFILFARKKTKNIDDLIACFKENNFDLDILSKEFENAYCVEKYCEFRQINKDEFLDFLRSNIISVRLDEYFKEQRELFNDDKKNKDKGRFKKVEPKKSEIQSAFENSSYYDSTHTGKDKKQDEQDFLASSEYSDFINDFFEKQFIEICKEIELEKLSLFAKTINNELIVVTAPNQKNKNEIIKFLGYDWSTRKGDEGIKYQSSKLINDELKENSDDSDDEKKNKEALANLNSIKYINTSLYNPQDENDKSKINYILRSFFSGSDEVDKLIENLELSPDGFNIFKTHLSSLINFDMVKYSNAINLSLAAANNVNITSPFENSKYQLVKLENTLNSLGKGKRPASFENKDGSIPFYKSSFEVFKCDIADFNTEALIIGDGGTANINYINGKFSASDHSYIFSSKENSILKFIFFIIKSNLAILQSGFKGIGIQNIAKSYIENIKIPLPPLDIQKQIVAECESVESENSRILNEIAEQKEQINRVLAKTGILNVEFQDNENLKDLPTPQDYNLTEWKSVKLDRLIEAKGGNTFPKEFQGNSNSSQNAFIKVSDMNLQENLKFINISNNYVSDEVVKNLKLTIFPINTIIFPKVGMAIHTNKKRMLKIPSIIDNNTMAIKSINIEKLNQQFLFLIFENIVNLKDIASNSNPPSINNSNLYNYQIPLPPLEAQEKIVQAITSIEQKISSLQTELNSLNGKQKEILEKYLF